A region of Ammoniphilus sp. CFH 90114 DNA encodes the following proteins:
- a CDS encoding heavy metal translocating P-type ATPase, whose amino-acid sequence MDVMSVKETTLQITGMTCAACAIRIEKGLNKLDGVSAANVNLALERANVTYDSEKVNVEDIERKVEQLGYGTVKEMLDLQITGMTCAACATRIEKGLSKMKGVSRATVNLALETAQIEYSPAEISVQELIAKVEKIGYGAALKSEKNEDQIDHRQREIEKQKRKFIISAILSFPLLWTMVAHFSWTSFIWVPDLFMNPWVQFALATPVQFWVGGQFYKGAYKALRNGSANMDVLVALGTSAAYFYSLYESIQSIGHGAGHHVALYYETSAVLITLIILGKLFEAVAKGRTSEAIKTLMGLQAKTATIIRNGEELVVPVENVVLGDIVVVKPGEKIPVDGEVLEGRSSVDESMLTGESIPVEKEAGTNVYGATINKNGSLKVKATKIGKETALAQIIKVVEEAQGSKAPIQRVADRISGVFVPIVVGIAILVFLIWYFWVTPGDVANALEKLIAVLVIACPCALGLATPTSIMAGSGRAAELGILFKGGEHLEGTQRIDTIILDKTGTVTKGKPELTDVIVKDWLEEEFLRLVGSAEKNSEHPLAEAIVQGVREKGIVLTETEQFEAIPGFGIRAVVEGKELLLGTRKLMAQYNIDATSSNEWMSELENAGKTAMLVAINGTYAGMVAVADTIKETSKEAVARLKQMGIQVIMITGDNERTAYAIAKEVGIDEVRAEVLPEGKAREVKKLQEQGRKVAMVGDGINDAPALATADIGIAIGTGTDVAMEAADLTLMRGDLNSLPEAILMSKKTMSNIKQNLFWALAYNSLGIPVAAVGLLAPWVAGAAMALSSVSVVLNALRLQKAKV is encoded by the coding sequence ATGGACGTAATGAGTGTGAAGGAAACTACACTTCAGATAACAGGGATGACCTGTGCAGCCTGTGCGATACGAATTGAAAAAGGCTTAAACAAGCTTGACGGCGTTTCAGCGGCGAACGTGAATTTGGCTTTAGAGCGGGCTAATGTGACTTATGATTCAGAGAAAGTAAACGTAGAGGATATCGAGCGAAAAGTTGAACAACTCGGCTACGGTACGGTAAAGGAAATGTTGGATCTTCAAATCACCGGAATGACGTGTGCGGCTTGCGCGACCCGTATTGAGAAGGGACTCAGCAAGATGAAGGGCGTGAGTCGGGCAACCGTTAACCTTGCCTTAGAGACCGCGCAGATTGAATATTCACCTGCAGAAATATCCGTCCAAGAACTGATAGCCAAGGTGGAGAAGATCGGATACGGAGCAGCCCTCAAGTCTGAGAAGAACGAGGATCAAATCGATCACAGACAAAGAGAAATTGAAAAACAAAAGCGCAAATTCATCATTTCAGCTATTTTGTCGTTTCCATTGCTTTGGACGATGGTGGCCCACTTTTCTTGGACTTCCTTCATCTGGGTACCGGATTTATTCATGAATCCTTGGGTACAGTTTGCCCTAGCGACACCTGTACAATTTTGGGTTGGGGGACAGTTTTATAAAGGGGCTTATAAGGCACTAAGAAATGGCAGCGCCAATATGGATGTATTAGTTGCTTTAGGTACTTCTGCGGCCTACTTTTATAGTTTATATGAATCCATTCAATCCATTGGCCATGGTGCTGGACATCATGTTGCGTTGTATTATGAGACTAGCGCAGTATTGATTACATTAATCATTTTAGGGAAGCTTTTTGAAGCGGTAGCCAAGGGGCGAACTTCCGAAGCGATTAAGACGTTGATGGGACTTCAGGCAAAAACAGCAACGATCATTCGAAATGGTGAAGAATTGGTTGTACCTGTAGAGAATGTGGTACTAGGAGATATCGTGGTGGTTAAACCCGGAGAAAAGATTCCAGTGGACGGTGAAGTGCTTGAAGGTCGTTCCTCTGTTGATGAATCCATGTTGACGGGGGAAAGTATTCCAGTAGAAAAAGAAGCGGGAACGAACGTATACGGAGCTACTATTAATAAAAACGGTTCACTAAAAGTAAAGGCAACAAAGATTGGTAAAGAAACGGCCCTGGCTCAAATTATTAAAGTAGTGGAAGAAGCACAAGGTTCAAAAGCACCTATCCAACGGGTAGCTGATCGGATTTCAGGGGTATTTGTACCGATTGTAGTAGGAATTGCGATCCTCGTGTTTTTGATCTGGTACTTCTGGGTTACTCCTGGAGATGTGGCTAATGCTCTTGAAAAATTGATTGCTGTATTGGTTATCGCGTGCCCTTGTGCGCTGGGACTTGCAACACCAACCTCAATTATGGCAGGTTCGGGTCGAGCAGCGGAGCTTGGTATCCTGTTTAAAGGCGGAGAACACCTCGAAGGGACCCAAAGAATAGATACCATTATCTTAGATAAAACAGGGACTGTAACGAAGGGAAAACCAGAATTAACGGATGTCATTGTCAAAGACTGGTTGGAAGAGGAATTTCTCCGCCTCGTTGGTAGTGCAGAGAAGAATTCGGAGCATCCGCTAGCAGAAGCTATTGTCCAAGGCGTTAGAGAGAAAGGAATTGTCTTAACGGAGACGGAGCAGTTTGAAGCGATTCCTGGGTTTGGGATACGTGCTGTTGTAGAAGGTAAGGAATTACTCCTTGGAACTCGTAAATTAATGGCCCAATACAACATTGATGCAACATCTTCAAATGAATGGATGAGTGAATTGGAGAATGCCGGAAAAACAGCGATGTTGGTTGCTATTAATGGAACCTATGCTGGCATGGTGGCTGTAGCAGACACCATTAAGGAAACATCTAAAGAAGCGGTAGCTCGCTTGAAGCAGATGGGGATCCAAGTGATCATGATCACTGGGGATAATGAGAGAACGGCCTACGCTATTGCGAAAGAAGTAGGAATAGACGAAGTAAGAGCGGAAGTCTTGCCAGAAGGAAAAGCGAGAGAAGTGAAAAAGCTCCAGGAACAAGGCCGAAAGGTGGCCATGGTCGGAGACGGAATCAACGATGCACCTGCTTTAGCCACTGCGGACATTGGTATTGCTATAGGAACAGGAACCGATGTAGCGATGGAAGCCGCTGATCTGACTCTCATGCGCGGTGATCTCAACAGTCTCCCAGAAGCTATTTTAATGAGTAAGAAGACGATGAGTAACATCAAGCAAAATCTATTTTGGGCTTTAGCCTATAACTCTTTGGGTATTCCTGTAGCAGCGGTAGGACTCCTTGCTCCCTGGGTCGCAGGTGCGGCGATGGCTCTTAGTTCCGTATCTGTCGTTCTTAACGCGTTGCGTTTACAGAAAGCAAAAGTATAA
- a CDS encoding YheC/YheD family protein translates to MKKFSSRSKRIRGKFKVYGYLMEQGMIRPHLPFTRPFTKDNLEQTLLRYTTVYIKPDFGKEGKGVYRVVKNGPEFILKYQSRTKVFTDSHSLYQFVNRRSSSRLIIQQGIELERFNNKPYDVRAMLQRKPKGEWVCTGWFARVGSPGKIVTNLAQGGKVYSVNKLFQSKGLPPHEQSRRFDYIQRLSLEVARCLSAKRSGMHQIGIDWVFDQTGKLWILEVNSTWPVIYPVKKIDQTMYRRMLFFARSYGRRE, encoded by the coding sequence GTGAAAAAGTTTAGTTCTCGGAGTAAGCGGATTAGAGGAAAGTTTAAAGTATATGGTTACTTAATGGAACAGGGTATGATTCGGCCTCATCTGCCTTTTACCCGACCCTTTACGAAAGACAATCTGGAGCAAACTCTGCTTAGGTACACCACGGTTTATATCAAGCCCGATTTTGGAAAGGAAGGAAAAGGAGTTTATAGAGTAGTAAAGAATGGACCGGAGTTCATACTAAAATATCAGTCCAGGACCAAGGTATTTACCGATAGTCATTCTCTATACCAATTTGTTAATAGACGCAGTTCTTCTAGGCTTATTATTCAACAAGGCATTGAACTTGAAAGATTCAATAATAAGCCTTACGATGTTCGGGCGATGCTTCAACGAAAACCAAAAGGTGAATGGGTATGTACAGGCTGGTTTGCTAGAGTCGGATCTCCTGGAAAAATTGTTACAAATCTAGCTCAAGGAGGGAAAGTTTATTCGGTGAATAAGCTTTTTCAATCGAAAGGACTTCCTCCTCACGAACAGAGTCGACGCTTTGATTATATTCAGAGGCTATCTCTTGAAGTAGCCAGATGTTTAAGTGCCAAGAGAAGTGGCATGCATCAAATCGGGATCGACTGGGTCTTTGATCAAACTGGTAAGCTCTGGATCCTTGAAGTGAATTCTACGTGGCCAGTGATCTACCCAGTAAAAAAGATTGACCAAACGATGTATAGGCGAATGCTATTCTTTGCCCGGTCTTATGGGAGAAGGGAATAA
- a CDS encoding S-layer homology domain-containing protein translates to DFIEFRYVSWTGEDDNDPTPQDPEDEPRDLLEPPTQYDKDKLESINQIINNVSSKILTNGVKSDWDAIAVALAGKKVPQSYLDKLIAEVRKNNGSYSLATEYARILLTAKALGADPTDLGGYNLVEKLYNFGNLSQYTNGLIYALIALDSGQYNIPTDAKWTKTKILNNIIQKQNADGGWSWTGSTSDIDVTGMALTALAPYYEKQEVLEAINKGITFLKNKQKASGGFMISGDPVPSVAQAVIGLTSVGISPSNEEFTKQNVNLIDYLLSFYKQDEKLFYYGQAGPSMATQQALQALVSYKHYIEAKPLMYQFQGQFGTTPDHGGGGDGGGGSDNNPFLKTIKVTVKGLDGVLVLDTSVNISSTATPYQVLVEAIGLDKVKTRGSGSSLYVTEIQGLAELAHGPESGWNYSVNGIFPSASAGEYSLNNQDHVSWLYTKDLGNDVGNTGGGSTTTQTGTLNEDVQKSLDQVKSIIPIDSKNPLDPTKQAVIVLNGSKRMTKDTAQKLADELVSNVVNEEKIIENLSVDHDIKDVKEEIRLLVPANALNTSRKITITKQPNNERQELLSPIYEFLPKGTTFNKPVYISVKAPLFIDNLDEVALVWLDEANNMWIPIPAVVDAETGIVTGMVNHFTKFALVDRSKLKSSYIDPMHQKVKEAIKAVSKKDWNTGEYNLWELLALYHTGSFSSKDYLNYIEKQLQEKKGQFRRVTDLSTAVLGVHLAGGNPQQFAGYNLTELLYNDKRLTRQGTNGVMFTLLTFELIEADIPAQALWTKEKLIDWLVKHQHQNGAWSLDPTDGSPSVDLTAMAMGALTSYKQDAAVNTAIEKAKNWLASVQNDKGGFTYSADVTESSESISQTIIGLASLGVNPTQLPFAKTNGNPLTQLLSYQQADGSFEHTKGQGKNQMSTQQAFVALLAYDLLLENEASIYPFKSTVKEVSSILPFRDQNQMAQWALPAIEKAYQKKLMVGLDQNTFAPKQALSRAQFAALLLQALGEKPKAEAELNFEDVKPGSWYFGSVVKAKELGIVNGTSATTFDPHKAITRQEMAVMLANAYKLQTSPSGPAIQDLQDAGAWAQPSISAVFDRGYMVGYGEGYFLPRNQVTREMAAVIMVKIAGQQ, encoded by the coding sequence AGACTTTATAGAGTTTCGCTATGTATCTTGGACGGGTGAAGATGATAATGATCCAACACCACAAGATCCAGAAGACGAACCTCGCGATTTATTAGAACCACCAACTCAATATGATAAAGATAAATTAGAATCGATAAACCAAATAATTAACAATGTAAGTTCAAAGATTCTGACTAATGGAGTGAAATCCGACTGGGATGCTATTGCTGTTGCATTAGCAGGGAAAAAGGTCCCTCAGAGTTATCTAGATAAATTAATTGCTGAGGTAAGAAAAAATAACGGAAGCTATTCTCTTGCTACGGAGTATGCCCGTATTTTATTAACGGCCAAAGCATTAGGAGCAGATCCTACCGATCTTGGAGGCTATAATTTAGTAGAGAAGCTTTATAATTTTGGGAATCTGTCACAATATACAAATGGTCTCATTTATGCTTTGATTGCCTTAGATAGTGGTCAGTATAACATCCCAACCGATGCGAAGTGGACGAAAACAAAGATACTAAATAATATAATTCAAAAACAAAACGCAGACGGTGGTTGGAGTTGGACTGGTTCAACGAGTGATATTGATGTAACAGGAATGGCGCTAACGGCACTTGCCCCGTATTATGAAAAACAAGAGGTCCTAGAGGCTATAAACAAGGGCATTACGTTCTTAAAGAATAAACAAAAAGCTAGTGGCGGATTTATGATATCAGGCGATCCCGTACCGAGTGTCGCTCAAGCTGTCATCGGTTTAACCAGTGTAGGAATCAGTCCGTCCAATGAAGAATTTACCAAGCAAAATGTAAATTTAATTGATTACTTACTAAGCTTTTATAAGCAAGATGAGAAATTGTTCTATTACGGACAAGCTGGGCCAAGTATGGCAACGCAACAAGCTTTACAGGCATTAGTTTCTTATAAGCACTACATTGAAGCCAAGCCTTTGATGTATCAATTCCAAGGACAATTTGGAACTACACCAGATCATGGTGGGGGAGGCGACGGAGGTGGAGGATCGGATAACAATCCTTTTCTAAAAACGATAAAAGTAACAGTGAAAGGACTAGATGGGGTTCTCGTTCTAGATACATCAGTTAATATTTCAAGTACAGCTACCCCATATCAGGTTTTAGTTGAGGCGATTGGACTAGATAAAGTGAAGACTCGAGGAAGTGGTTCTAGCCTTTATGTTACAGAGATTCAAGGACTAGCCGAATTAGCGCATGGACCAGAGAGTGGTTGGAACTATTCGGTGAATGGAATCTTCCCTAGCGCTTCAGCAGGTGAATACTCATTGAACAATCAAGATCATGTAAGTTGGTTATATACTAAAGATCTTGGAAACGATGTAGGAAACACAGGTGGTGGTTCCACAACAACACAAACCGGAACGCTAAACGAAGATGTGCAGAAATCTTTAGATCAGGTCAAATCGATCATTCCTATTGACAGTAAAAATCCTTTGGACCCTACTAAGCAGGCGGTTATCGTGTTAAATGGTTCAAAGAGAATGACAAAAGATACCGCGCAAAAGTTAGCTGATGAGTTAGTTAGTAATGTGGTCAACGAAGAGAAAATAATTGAAAACCTGAGTGTTGATCATGATATTAAGGATGTAAAAGAGGAAATTAGACTTCTTGTTCCTGCTAACGCTTTGAATACGAGCAGAAAAATTACCATAACCAAACAACCTAATAACGAACGTCAAGAACTCTTATCACCAATCTATGAATTTTTACCCAAAGGGACGACCTTTAATAAACCTGTATATATTTCGGTGAAAGCTCCTTTATTCATAGACAATCTGGATGAAGTTGCTCTCGTTTGGCTTGACGAAGCCAATAACATGTGGATCCCTATTCCAGCGGTAGTGGATGCAGAAACAGGGATTGTTACAGGGATGGTGAATCATTTTACAAAGTTTGCTTTGGTTGATCGAAGCAAATTAAAGAGTAGCTATATAGATCCCATGCATCAGAAGGTAAAGGAAGCTATTAAAGCCGTGTCTAAAAAGGATTGGAATACGGGAGAGTATAATTTATGGGAGTTATTAGCGTTATACCATACTGGTTCTTTTTCATCTAAGGACTACTTAAATTACATTGAGAAGCAGTTACAGGAGAAAAAAGGTCAATTTAGAAGAGTGACGGATTTATCTACGGCAGTACTAGGCGTGCATCTAGCTGGTGGAAACCCGCAACAATTTGCTGGGTATAACCTCACTGAATTGTTGTATAACGATAAGCGATTAACACGCCAAGGAACCAATGGGGTTATGTTTACGCTGTTAACGTTTGAGTTGATTGAGGCGGACATCCCAGCTCAAGCGCTATGGACGAAGGAGAAGTTAATCGATTGGCTTGTGAAGCACCAGCATCAAAATGGAGCTTGGTCCTTAGATCCGACGGATGGTTCACCAAGTGTTGATCTTACAGCGATGGCTATGGGGGCTCTGACTTCCTATAAACAGGACGCGGCTGTCAATACAGCAATAGAAAAAGCCAAGAACTGGCTGGCCAGTGTTCAAAATGATAAGGGGGGTTTTACCTACTCGGCGGATGTGACAGAAAGCAGCGAGAGTATATCCCAGACTATTATTGGTCTAGCCTCTCTAGGAGTGAATCCAACCCAGCTACCGTTTGCAAAAACCAACGGCAACCCTCTGACTCAGCTTCTTAGTTATCAACAAGCTGATGGTTCGTTTGAACATACGAAGGGACAAGGGAAAAACCAAATGTCAACCCAGCAGGCATTCGTGGCTCTACTCGCTTATGATCTGTTGCTAGAAAATGAAGCCTCGATTTATCCGTTTAAGAGTACAGTTAAAGAAGTAAGTTCGATCCTTCCATTCAGGGATCAGAATCAAATGGCCCAGTGGGCACTCCCAGCAATAGAAAAAGCCTATCAGAAAAAGCTTATGGTAGGTCTTGATCAAAATACCTTTGCTCCGAAGCAAGCTTTATCAAGAGCACAGTTTGCTGCGTTATTGCTTCAAGCTTTGGGTGAAAAGCCAAAAGCAGAGGCAGAATTAAACTTTGAAGATGTGAAACCTGGTTCATGGTATTTTGGCAGCGTAGTAAAAGCAAAAGAATTGGGCATCGTGAACGGAACGAGTGCCACGACATTTGATCCTCATAAGGCCATTACTCGTCAAGAAATGGCTGTTATGTTAGCGAATGCTTATAAACTGCAAACAAGCCCATCAGGACCTGCGATTCAAGATTTACAGGATGCTGGAGCTTGGGCTCAACCATCCATTAGCGCTGTATTCGATCGAGGATATATGGTCGGCTATGGAGAAGGATACTTTCTGCCAAGAAATCAGGTAACAAGAGAAATGGCTGCTGTGATCATGGTAAAGATTGCAGGGCAGCAATAG
- a CDS encoding cell wall-binding repeat-containing protein, translated as MKRNFYLKLFGVGILAGSLLLAGCTPEKSQGSESTPNPNASTDQTQVAWDYSSTKNTTRIVGKDAEELSISTSRMIWPATQKGTIPNVVLVAPKESWQAQLVSLDLVHHPSDGPLLVTSKNQISSNAIDEIMRLNPRGSEDGTQVITIGMDEEAVKQLSDHFKVKEIKGETPSQLAEAIDQFYAEASGSLPASVIVSTSEQVEFAAPAGNWISHMPEPLLYVTKDEIPNETINALQKREGKATVYLLGPESVISKTVEENLRSYGTVIRIAGDDPVSNAIAFAQYKDTNTGFGWGITQPGHGLLLGNMANMSESIPTGSFAHRGKHAPLLLTNADSAPDNLVNYLTKLKPLFEKEPTEGPYNHLYIVGGSDWISWEQQGNLDHLIEIESVTGDSHAGHGGGHQEPSQPEKPAKEEQPVDHGKMNHNGHH; from the coding sequence ATGAAAAGAAATTTTTATCTCAAGCTTTTCGGAGTGGGAATATTAGCAGGGAGCTTACTTTTAGCGGGTTGTACACCAGAGAAATCACAAGGAAGTGAATCAACCCCAAATCCGAATGCAAGTACAGATCAAACTCAGGTGGCTTGGGATTACAGCAGCACAAAAAATACAACGAGAATTGTGGGGAAAGACGCAGAGGAATTATCCATTTCAACGTCAAGAATGATCTGGCCGGCGACTCAAAAGGGTACAATCCCCAATGTCGTTCTTGTAGCACCTAAGGAAAGTTGGCAAGCTCAATTAGTAAGTTTGGACTTGGTTCATCATCCAAGTGATGGCCCCTTGCTTGTAACCAGTAAAAATCAGATTAGCTCAAATGCAATTGATGAAATCATGCGTTTGAACCCTAGAGGCTCAGAGGATGGAACGCAGGTCATAACGATTGGGATGGATGAAGAAGCGGTCAAGCAACTTTCAGATCACTTTAAAGTTAAAGAAATCAAAGGAGAAACACCTAGCCAGCTAGCTGAAGCGATTGACCAATTTTACGCTGAAGCAAGTGGAAGCTTACCTGCTTCCGTTATTGTTTCCACTTCAGAGCAGGTTGAATTCGCTGCACCGGCAGGGAACTGGATTTCTCACATGCCTGAACCTTTGCTGTATGTGACCAAAGATGAAATCCCTAATGAAACCATAAATGCTTTACAAAAGCGTGAAGGAAAAGCTACTGTCTATCTGTTAGGGCCTGAGTCGGTCATTTCTAAAACGGTGGAAGAAAATCTTAGATCTTATGGAACGGTCATTCGTATAGCGGGTGATGACCCTGTTTCAAACGCGATTGCGTTTGCCCAGTATAAAGATACAAACACTGGATTTGGCTGGGGAATCACCCAACCAGGACATGGGCTACTGCTAGGCAATATGGCGAATATGTCCGAATCCATCCCGACAGGGTCCTTTGCTCACCGTGGGAAGCATGCTCCACTATTATTAACGAATGCTGATAGTGCACCAGATAATTTAGTTAATTATTTGACTAAGCTTAAGCCTTTATTTGAAAAAGAGCCAACAGAAGGCCCTTACAATCACTTATATATCGTTGGAGGATCCGATTGGATATCCTGGGAACAACAAGGGAATCTCGATCATCTCATTGAGATTGAATCGGTTACGGGAGACAGTCATGCAGGTCACGGAGGAGGACACCAAGAACCAAGTCAGCCAGAAAAGCCTGCGAAAGAAGAGCAACCTGTAGATCACGGCAAGATGAATCACAATGGTCATCATTAA